Proteins encoded in a region of the Prunus persica cultivar Lovell chromosome G4, Prunus_persica_NCBIv2, whole genome shotgun sequence genome:
- the LOC18780447 gene encoding probable LRR receptor-like serine/threonine-protein kinase At1g07650: protein MAESPDISKLIFFFSYVVVLTLLMYIGPTKSQAQAGTLADDEVDALREIAEQLNKKDWNFSDPCSNVPTFSTPHTDQYNNTLICNCSFTGNVCHIQSMYLTGQELDGVLPPALVKLTYLKEVILGQNYLSGSIPREWTSTKLEFLVLSVNNLSGPIPGYLGSITTLRALALESNLFSGTVPPELGKLVNLEMLYLRANNLTGELPLALTNLTKLKVLQIGSNNFTGRIPDYFQSWKELRMLEMQASGLEGPLPSSLSALNNMKDLRISDLSGESSDFPNLSNMTGMQKLMLRSCNITGAIPELISNMTSLSVLDLSFNRLEGSIPNLADIMQLATIYLTSNLLTGLPEWIRNRDSRYNIDLSYNKFSGNSVPTNCRETFNVFRSVSRQNNSILSNCLSPCSKDQYSLHLNCGGNQTTVGNIKYDADEASGGAAKFFQGSANWGFSSTGDFADVWSSDKDYIANNISVLRVDNSELYRTARLSPLSLTYYARCLANGNYTVKLHFAEIVLRDNRSYYGVGRRMFDVYIQEKRVLKDFDIKKEAQGVDKEVIKVFKAVVSVKTLEIRFQWAGKGTTNVPKSGVYGSLISAISVQSDFKRPDDSKTKIFIVIGVVSALCLIFATFGILWLKGCFGGKTSREEVLRGFDLQTGFFRFKQIKAATNNFDAANKLGEGGFGAVYKGELLDGTIIAVKQLSSKSKQGNREFVNEIGMISALQHPNLVKLYGCCIEGNQLLLVYEYMANNSLAHTLFGPEEGLKKLDWHTRQKICVGIARGLAYLHEESALKIVHRDIKTNNILLDEDLNPKISDFGLAKLDEEEKTHISTRVAGTIGYMAPEYALWGYLTDKADVYSFGVVALELLSGKNNIKYRPNENFVCLLDWALVLQQKGNLMELVDPKLGSQFNKEEAMRMIKVALLCANPSPALRPTMSAVVSMLEGQTIVHEVKINPSIYGDELGFKAFTEDSDIDHSSYDETRSLIYSSNEKWTASTSSSV from the exons GTATCTGACGGGGCAGGAACTTGATGGTGTGCTTCCCCCAGCACTAGTGAAGCTAACTTACCTTAAGGAAGT TATTTTGGGCCAGAATTACCTTAGTGGTTCAATACCGCGTGAATGGACTTCTACGAAGTTGGAATTTCT GGTTCTCAGTGTGAACAACTTATCAGGACCCATCCCTGGCTATTTGGGAAGCATAACTACTCTTCGAGCTTT GGCCTTGGAGAGCAACTTATTTTCTGGAACAGTTCCCCCAGAGTTGGGGAAATTGGTTAACTTGGAGATGCT CTATCTTCGCGCTAACAATCTCACTGGAGAGTTGCCTCTTGCTCTCACTAATCTGACCAAATTAAAAGTACT ACAGATTGGTAGTAACAACTTCACTGGAAGAATACCTGACTACtttcaaagttggaaagaGCTCCGGATGTT AGAGATGCAGGCCAGTGGTCTTGAAGGGCCCCTTCCTTCTAGTCTCTCTGCCTTAAATAATATGAAAGACCT AAGGATTAGTGACTTAAGTGGGGAGAGTTCAGACTTTCCAAACTTATCAAACATGACAGGCATGCAGAAATT GATGTTAAGGAGCTGCAATATAACAGGAGCAATCCCTGAACTTATCTCTAATATGACAAGTCTCAGTGTTTT AGATCTTAGCTTCAATAGATTGGAAGGGAGCATTCCAAATCTTGCAGACATTATGCAATTGGCCACAAT ATACCTGACAAGCAACTTGCTTACTGGGCTTCCAGAGTGGATAAGAAATAGAGACAGTCGCTA CAATATAGATCTTTCTTACAATAAGTTTTCTGGAAACTCTGTCCCAACTAATTGTCGAGAAACCTT CAATGTGTTCAGAAGTGTTTCCAGGCAGAACAATTC GATACTTAGTAATTGCCTCTCTCCATGTTCAAAAG ATCAGTATTCGTTGCATTTAAACTGTGGTGGAAATCAAACCACCGTTGGAAACATCAAGTATGATGCAGATGAAGCCTCAGGAGGTGCAGCAAAGTTTTTTCAGGGCTCAGCGAATTGGGGATTTAGTAGCACTGGTGATTTTGCAGATGTTTGGAGTTCTGACAAAGACTATATAGCAAATAATATTTCTGTACTCAGAGTGGACAACTCTGAGTTGTACAGAACTGCACGACTTTCTCCTCTATCTCTCACATATTATGCCCGTTGCTTAGCAAATGGCAATTACACTGTGAAACTACACTTTGCAGAAATAGTGCTCAGAGACAACAGGTCTTATTACGGTGTTGGAAGACGAATGTTTGATGTTTATATACAG GAAAAACGGGTGTTGAAGGATTTTGATATTAAAAAGGAAGCACAAGGGGTTGATAAGGAAGTGATTAAAGTATTTAAAGCAGTTGTTAGTGTTAAGACTTTAGAAATCCGCTTTCAGTGGGCTGGGAAAGGGACGACCAATGTTCCAAAAAGTGGAGTATATGGGTCTCTTATATCAGCTATCTCAGTGCAGTCTG ATTTCAAGCGTCCTGATGATAGCAAAACAAAGATATTCATTGTGATTGGAGTTGTTTCGGCGTTGTGCCTTATTTTTGCGACTTTTGGCATTCTTTGGTTGAAAGGCTGTTTCGGAGGCAAGACATCTAGGGAAGAAG TTCTCAGAGGATTCGATCTGCAAACTGGTTTCTTTAGattcaaacaaattaaagCTGCAACTAACAACTTTGATGCTGCAAACAAGCTTGGGGAAGGAGGCTTTGGAGCTGTTTACAAG GGCGAATTATTAGATGGCACTATTATTGCCGTTAAGCAACTTTCTTCAAAATCAAAGCAAGGAAATCGCGAATTTGTGAATGAAATAGGCATGATTTCTGCTTTACAACATCCAAATCTTGTGAAATTGTATGGATGTTGCATTGAAGGAAATCAATTATTGTTGGTATACGAATACATGGCCAACAATAGCCTTGCACATACTTTGTTTG GTCCAGAGGAAGGCCTAAAGAAATTGGACTGGCATACAAGGCAGAAAATATGTGTTGGCATTGCCAGAGGTCTGGCTTATCTGCATGAGGAGTCAGCACTGAAAATTGTTCATAGAgacatcaaaacaaacaatatacTGCTTGACGAGGACCTTAACCCTAAGATATCTGACTTTGGTTTGGCTAAGCTGGACGAAGAGGAGAAGACCCATATCAGCACCAGAGTTGCTGGCACTAT AGGATACATGGCGCCGGAGTATGCATTGTGGGGTTATTTAACTGATAAAGCAGATGTTTACAGTTTTGGGGTTGTTGCATTGGAACTCCTATCTGGGAAAAACAACATCAAATATCGGCCGAATGAGAATTTTGTATGCCTTCTGGATTGG GCCCTTGTTTTgcaacaaaaaggaaatttgaTGGAGCTGGTGGATCCAAAGTTGGGGTCTCAGTTCAACAAGGAAGAGGCAATGAGAATGATTAAGGTAGCTCTACTATGCGCCAATCCATCACCGGCACTAAGACCTACAATGTCTGCAGTAGTGAGCATGCTTGAAGGGCAAACTATTGTTCATGAGGTGAAGATAAACCCGAGTATTTACGGTGATGAATTGGGGTTTAAGGCCTTCACAGAGGACTCTGATATTGATCACAGCTCCTACGATGAAACTCGAAGCCTCATTTATTCATCCAATGAAAAATGGACAGCCTCTACCTCATCGTCTGTCTAG